A portion of the Saimiri boliviensis isolate mSaiBol1 chromosome 1, mSaiBol1.pri, whole genome shotgun sequence genome contains these proteins:
- the TMCO6 gene encoding transmembrane and coiled-coil domain-containing protein 6 isoform X6 encodes MWSKWQGWYSKSVLILCPLHCKVQQLLRQAQRGTEEKRERALVSLRRGLQHPETQQTFIRLEGSMRTLIGLLTSNQALLQLEAARCLHELSHSEQSTVAEACLPATSYLLTYLSSHSPDFIELCLYTLGNLIVESEAVRRQLLPQGIVPALAACIQSPHVAVLEALGFALSQLLQAKEAPEKIIPSSILASTLPQHMLQLLQPGPKLNPGVAVEFAWCLHYIICSQVSNSLLIAHGALSTLGLLLLDLAEAVQRTEDAGLELLACPVLRCVSNLLTETVGGQMQLRDERVVAALFILLQFFFQKQHSLLPEGLWLLNNLTANSPSFCTSLLSLDLIEPLLQLLPVSNVVSVMVLTVLCNVAEKGPAYCQRLWPGRLLPALLQTLFFSDTEVVGQSLELLHLLFLYQPEAVQVFLQQSGLQALERHQEEAQLQERVYALQQTALQG; translated from the exons ATGTGGAGTAAGTGGCAGGGCTGGTATTCGAAGTCAGTTCTGATTCTCTGTCCACTCCACTGCAAG GTCCAGCAGCTCCTGCGGCAAGCCCAGCGGGggacagaggaaaagagagagagggctcTGGTCAGCCTTCGTCGAGGCTTGCAGCACCCTGAAACGCAGCAAACCTTCATCCG gctggagggcagcatgCGGACCCTGATTGGGCTCCTTACCAGCAACCAGGCCCTGCTGCAGCTGGAGGCGGCTCGGTGCTTGCATGAGCTCTCTCACTCAGAGCAGTCTACTGTTGCTGAGGCCTGCCTGCCAGCCACTTCCTACCTCCTCACCTACCTCTCCAGTCACAGCCCAGACTTCATA GAGCTGTGTCTGTATACACTGGGTAACCTGATTGTGGAGAGTGAGGCTGTGAGAAGGCAGCTCCTGCCACAAGGCATTGTTCCGGCCTTGGCTGCCTGCATCCAG TCCCCCCATGTGGCTGTGCTGGAAGCTCTCGGATTCGCCTTGTCCCAGCTTCTACAGGCTAAGGAAGCTCCAGAGAAGATCATCCC CAGCTCCATCTTGGCCTCCACCCTCCCTCAGCACATGCTACAGTTGTTGCAACCTGGCCCAAAGCTGAACCCTGGGGTCGCTGTGGAGTTTGCATGGTGCCTTCATTACATCATCTGCAG CCAGGTTAGCAATTCCCTGCTTATTGCCCATGGGGCTCTGTCTACTCTGGGGTTGCTGCTGTTGGATTTGGCTGAGGCTGTCCAGAGAACTGAGGATGCAGGACTGGAGCTG CTGGCATGCCCTGTGCTTCGATGTGTAAGCAACCTGCTAACTGAGACTGTCGGAGGGCAAATGCAGCTCAGAGATGAGCGTGTTGTGGCAGCCTTATTTATCCTTCTGCAGTTCTTTTTCCAGAAACAGCACAGTCTGCTTCCTGAGGGCCTCTGGCTCCTCAACAACCTCACTG CAAACAGTCCTAGTTTCTGTACCTCCTTGCTCTCCCTGGATCTGATTGAGCCCCTCTTGCAGCTGTTGCCAGTATCTAATGTGGTGAGCGTAATG GTGCTCACAGTTCTGTGCAATGTTGCAGAGAAGGGTCCTGCTTACTGCCAGAGGCTGTGGCCAGGGCGCCTGCTTCCCGCCTTACTGCAGACACTATTCTTTTCTGACACTGAAGTAGTGGGCCAGAGTTTGGAGCTGCTGCATTTGCTGTTCCTGTATCAGCCAGAG GCTGTTCAGGTTTTCCTGCAGCAATCAGGGCTGCAGGCCCTGGAAAGGCATCAGGAGGAGGCCCAGCTCCAGGAACGTGTGTATGCTCTCCAGCAGACAGCTCTTCAAGGGTGA
- the NDUFA2 gene encoding NADH dehydrogenase [ubiquinone] 1 alpha subcomplex subunit 2 isoform X1, with amino-acid sequence MAAAAASRGLWAKLALREIRIHLCQRSPGSQGVSTRGALRPCRDFIEKRYVELKKANPDLPILIRECSDVQPKLWARYAFGQEKNISLNNLSADEVTRALENVLSGKA; translated from the exons ATGGCGGCGGCCGCAGCGAGTCGAGGACTCTGGGCAAAGCTGGCCCTGCGAGAGATTCGCATCCACTTATGTCAGCGCTCGCCCGGCAGCCAGGGCGTCAG CACGCGCGGCGCTCTTCGGCCCTGCAGGGACTTCATTGAGAAACGCTATGTGGAGCTGAAGAAGGCGAATCCCGACCTACCCATTCTAATCCGCGAGTGCTCGGATGTGCAGCCCAAACTCTGGGCCCGCTACG cATTTGGCCAAGAGAAGAATATCTCTTTGAACAACTTGAGTGCTGATGAGGTAACCAGAGCCCTGGAGAATGTGCTAAGTGGTAAAGCCTGA
- the NDUFA2 gene encoding NADH dehydrogenase [ubiquinone] 1 alpha subcomplex subunit 2 isoform X2: MAAAAASRGLWAKLALREIRIHLCQRSPGSQGVRDFIEKRYVELKKANPDLPILIRECSDVQPKLWARYAFGQEKNISLNNLSADEVTRALENVLSGKA, encoded by the exons ATGGCGGCGGCCGCAGCGAGTCGAGGACTCTGGGCAAAGCTGGCCCTGCGAGAGATTCGCATCCACTTATGTCAGCGCTCGCCCGGCAGCCAGGGCGTCAG GGACTTCATTGAGAAACGCTATGTGGAGCTGAAGAAGGCGAATCCCGACCTACCCATTCTAATCCGCGAGTGCTCGGATGTGCAGCCCAAACTCTGGGCCCGCTACG cATTTGGCCAAGAGAAGAATATCTCTTTGAACAACTTGAGTGCTGATGAGGTAACCAGAGCCCTGGAGAATGTGCTAAGTGGTAAAGCCTGA